The Etheostoma cragini isolate CJK2018 chromosome 22, CSU_Ecrag_1.0, whole genome shotgun sequence genome segment CAACTATGTCACAGCCTGACCAACAATACATGTTTGAAGCTGATAACATTGACAGAGATATTATTATAAagtaatgctgtttttttaattatcctAATCAGACCAGCTCTAATGTAACAACAGACTGGAAACCTAATGTTGTGGATAACCAGGTGCACCCCAACATCACTGAGGCTACGTGTAATTGTATGTTGATTTAAAGCATGGGGATAAACACTGAAGCATAAAGAGAATGACGTGAGTGAATAACTCACATTACAAATGGTGTTATATCAAGTTGTATCCAGTATAACTAAGACAGGTATTTTAAACAGAGACATAGCTGTATGTCCGTCTGTACCAGCATGGTAGGGAATGTAATAGCTATTATACATATAACGTTAGCTAGGTGACACCAGTTGTCTCACCCGCTACGCAGAGAGTCCTGCACTCCGTAAGCTCCCTGTGGACATAAGCCTGCCACAGGTACACTGTCTTTCAGTTGAGAGCGGAGTCCTCGAGTATtctgaaacaaacaaacgaTACACATTCCACCATTTCCATTTGATAATATTTAGTTTAGCATACCTCAGTTAAAAACACCGAAAGCTAAAAGCATCCTGAGCCAGATTCAGGAGCCTTACAGCTAAGCGCTAGCTAACTAGCATTAGCTCGAGTGACTAATCAAATTCACAACTCTTGGATTTCAGAGGACAAAGACAGAACACAAAGGTGTGAGGAGGTGAAATAAACATGCATACAACTATAGAAAATAATATCATTGTAATTAATAATGTTACGATAGCATGAATCATATTACAAAAGATAAGACAGCAGCCATACCATTGTGATTCCGTTTCTTCCACTTTCTGTTCGATACACTGTATTGAATATCCGGTTGGGTCGCGTTTTCATTACGACACATCCGGTGCAAACTGGCGTTAAtttccttttacaaaaaaagacccCGTTATATTATGCATCCTTGCACTTTATGCTGTAACTGGTTTGTTTTTAATCCCCGTGTGACAGTACCTAATTTTAACATAgtagggggaaaaaacaaaaatctggttatgaaaataaaaacaatacacaggAGCGACTATGAACAAGGGGgtatagctcagtggtagagcattTGACTGCAGATCAAGAGGTCCCCGGTTCAAATCCGGGTGCCCCCTCTTTTCAAGAAACTAATTTACACTGTTTTGTGTACACAAAATCACACGTTGTACTTATGTAATCGCATTTCAAAGCTGTACACATATATAGATCCACTGTGTATCTTTGGTACTTCCattgttttaatagttttttgcCAGAATTATGAGgagtctaccccagttcatgcaagcgcaaatgtaaaattttaagCAAATAGGACTACTCGGTGGTGGTGGTCactattcataaaaaaggaaaagtttgtAAACGGGCATCATCGATTATGATAattaacaactaaaacattacCCAATGTAGCTTTAGGGGCAATTGATGATAACCCATTTTCTGaccattttatgttttgttccatctttcatgttgttatgttgttttatCACGGAGACAGTGATCACCGTCCTCTACCCAGGCCCTGGGGAGGAGCCTAGCTAGTTAGTGTCCCATCTTCCAGATATAGTAGTGTTGGAGTGATTGAGATGACTTTTCATGCTTGAatgataaaatgtataaagcTGCACAAACATCACATTAGCACTGGGATGGTTTTTAACTCggattattttattctttttgacCTAACTGTCTTCATCAGCCTCAGCAGCCAGCCCATGGAGATCTAACCAGGGTGGATATGAATGAACATCTGTAAAGGAGGAGGCCAAAAGAAAAGAGGACAAAGgacaaagggagagaaagaaacaaaatggaataaaatgagAGCAGATCAGtggcaaacaaaacaatggtCATCAGTAAGCTCCGCAGTAGGTGAGATATTCTGTATGTACAGTGGTAGAAATACAGCCTGGGTAGTCCTAAACTTAAACAGCAGATGGCATCACAGCATATACAATAAAGTAGGGGTcgtcaatgttttttaagccaaggaccttaactgaaagaaagaTAGAGCAGGGACCCCTGACTacatataatttataaaataaagtttatattAAGCCACTCAGattaataattgttggcatgattttataaatcatgttttaatgttaaacatacatctACGGATGGCCTTAGTGGTATAGGTCAGTGGGGAtttgttggattcatgttaatcAAACAAATGAATTAACAAGGTCCCCCTACATTGGCTCCCCATACGGGtcctggaccccctgttgaagatccctgctcTAAAGCGTTAAATAAGCAGCAGCCATCACTACACATGTTCACCTCTGCTTGGCTCAGAGAAGTAACTGCAGGCCAACGTGGTCCAATCCTGCATATAGCTGCACAGGCAGAAGAGACCATTATCTTAcacaatgatgatgattaaaTCATTTATGTATTCAGCAGAAAGCATGACAATGTCACAACGTTGCTCCAAGTAGACGGTACGCTTACTCGTCAAAGTTGAGAGCTTTGGCCCAGGCCAGCAGCCCTTCATCTTCCTTCTCTTCAATGGAGTCCATCACTTCCTGGTAGGACTTCTCCATCAGCGTCTCCATGTCTCCTTGCACCGTTTCGGTCTGCAGACGGCCGTGGTCATACCTGTACGTAATGGAGAGAACACACAAACGCCTGTACACAGCACTGCACACAACTCTGCCTTAGATgtgtatttgatttgttttctaatAGAACAATGGGCAgtgaaagaaaattaaaatatgtggGAATAAAGtaaagataaacagaaatgtaatcaGTTTCCGCAGGtccaccaagtcaaatttaggACATTTGaagacctttttaagaccattatgaattaaatttaaGACCTTTACTACAACATCAACCAAGCcctaaatacagtttttaagcCAAGTATTTCTAAACTTGCACTTGCCCAAGAATAAAATCcgttttatgtctgtggtacAATCCGAAAGAgcacacaaatcacacaaaagCTGAAtggctgcaatataagttgcatgttggtctccTTTGTAGTTGTATTGCAGCAAAATTGTACTTGGACTAGCGAAAGAAAGAACTCCAAAACCACAGAGTAAAAAATTTAAAGTAGCGTTGCATGGGCGTAGGAAAATTAAGATCTGttcaaaatgatttaagacCTCAATTCTTTTTGAAATTGGtcaaattatgctttttggctttttcccctttcctttatagtGCTATGTATCTTATTTAGGAGCtgtagcaatgtgcagtacgacaaaaaaaaaagtaaacctaTTGTGATActacctctaaatacaattatgaacctgaaaattagaaTAATAAGGAGGACTTTAAAGACTaaagttttgattttaaaattttagACCTTTTAAGACCCCGCATAAACTCTGGTCGTAGTGGTGGACCGCCAACATCGCCATCCCTACAGCCACTGCCACAGTCTTGCTCTCTTTTTTCCACATCTCTATCCACATCCCTCCATCCACCAGTTCCCTGCTTCTTTGGTGGTGTTTTACGGCAGCTGGCATCTGCAACTTTGCATTGCTGCCTCCTTCTGGAGCTTAACCTTTACTGTGTCATCTTCCTATCATGTCCTTTTTGTTAGTCAAAGGTCtctcaagaagaagaaagtctCTTTTTCCTCCACATTTAGATCAGTTAATCTCACCTGACTGTTTCCACTTTACTAATCAGGAATGTATCTTTTAGGAGGCTTAGCTCTGTGACTGGAATGTAGTAATGATGCACAATAGACCCAAACTGAGGCTAGCATGTACCGTTATCCCGTAATCACAGCTTGAGGCCAGTGTtgcacagcaaaaaacaaatgaataaaactcACATCTGTTTCATCCATtcaattttcttcttcttccggAACTTGTCTATATCCTGTTGCCGCTTCAATTTGGAATAGTGAAAGTCAATTTTCTTCTTGGCACTGAGCTGCACAGGCTCACTAAGGGGAACCACCTATCAACGAGTAGAAGAACATAAACACATGCTTAACAACATCTGCGTTTAGTGGCCAACATTTAAACTTATATCtcactttgttttacattgatTAAACAGTAAGGgtggccaggttggttcagtggtgCAGCAGGCGCACATGTCCTGAGAGGTTTAGGCCTCAACGCTGaagtccagggtttgaatctgacctgtgacaatttcctgcatgtcttctcacctagctgtcttGTCTTCACTAAGTGCGGGACCTGTGTACTTctaaatagcctcgggaaggaacgtGTTacggtggaacatgtgcacgtaGTGAGGCGAGCTCCggaattaaaatggctgtcaaaagtgaaaagataagataaatataatttgattggCGGTTCTAGCTCGGAGGATGTTTCCCgaatcgaccagagtttaaaatgccaacacaaagaaagcagaacatgagggacatctggtggaACCTACGGCGGCACCAGAACAATCCCGTCAATGAAACATCGTTGATATAGATTATGTTTTAGCGGACGACTTCTTCTGAATTGTTCTTCACCTTGCTGCAGTAGAGCCTCCAGTTGTTGTTCTCCTTGCGCTGGTACCATCCTGATCTGTCCTCCTCCGTGGTCTCAGTCTGTCCATCCACAGTCTTCTTAAGGTCCGGCTTGGTGTAGTCCTTTGGGCTGTAGGCACACACGTCCGTGATAGGTCGATAGGTGAAGATTTTGTAATAGATGTTGGGAGGAAAGGTAATCTGAAGGCAAAGGTATAAGCAAGATGTTAGCAGGTACGTCTGCATTATCATTCACATGTCTGATGAGACATTTCCCACTATTTCCCTCTTTAGCTCTTACCCCTCCGAGTCGAAATCTGACAAACACTCCAGCAGCAGTATCCAGCAACTCTGTCTGTCACAGGGAAACTCAAATCTTAACAAgaattccatttgttttttttcatattatagAGAGCATCGTTGCTGTTACCTCCCGAGGATTGACCGTTTTGAGGATCGTTCGTGGATCCTGCCTGTTGCAACTGTTGATTTGGTCTTTGAAATACTTGAAGACCTCTCTGTACTACAGTTTGGGTAGGAAAGAGAGTATTTGGTTTATGCCTGTTGACTTCAAATTGCGCATGAacaaaagtttgtgtgtgtgtgtgtgtgtgtgagcccgcagcagcagcacccaCCACATATCCTCTCCAGGTCTTCTGAATGATTGTGGCAGCTATCTGCTG includes the following:
- the c22h11orf65 gene encoding protein MFI isoform X1 is translated as MTISVCVQHKNYLKSGSQEDGPQEPQQETLQQIAATIIQKTWRGYVYREVFKYFKDQINSCNRQDPRTILKTVNPRETELLDTAAGVFVRFRLGGITFPPNIYYKIFTYRPITDVCAYSPKDYTKPDLKKTVDGQTETTEEDRSGWYQRKENNNWRLYCSKVVPLSEPVQLSAKKKIDFHYSKLKRQQDIDKFRKKKKIEWMKQMYDHGRLQTETVQGDMETLMEKSYQEVMDSIEEKEDEGLLAWAKALNFDDYMQDWTTLACSYFSEPSRDVHSYPPWLDLHGLAAEADEDS
- the c22h11orf65 gene encoding protein MFI isoform X2 codes for the protein MGSQEDGPQEPQQETLQQIAATIIQKTWRGYVYREVFKYFKDQINSCNRQDPRTILKTVNPRETELLDTAAGVFVRFRLGGITFPPNIYYKIFTYRPITDVCAYSPKDYTKPDLKKTVDGQTETTEEDRSGWYQRKENNNWRLYCSKVVPLSEPVQLSAKKKIDFHYSKLKRQQDIDKFRKKKKIEWMKQMYDHGRLQTETVQGDMETLMEKSYQEVMDSIEEKEDEGLLAWAKALNFDDYMQDWTTLACSYFSEPSRDVHSYPPWLDLHGLAAEADEDS
- the c22h11orf65 gene encoding protein MFI isoform X3 → MGSQEDGPQEPQQETLQQIAATIIQKTWRGYVITFPPNIYYKIFTYRPITDVCAYSPKDYTKPDLKKTVDGQTETTEEDRSGWYQRKENNNWRLYCSKVVPLSEPVQLSAKKKIDFHYSKLKRQQDIDKFRKKKKIEWMKQMYDHGRLQTETVQGDMETLMEKSYQEVMDSIEEKEDEGLLAWAKALNFDDYMQDWTTLACSYFSEPSRDVHSYPPWLDLHGLAAEADEDS